The following proteins are encoded in a genomic region of Arachis stenosperma cultivar V10309 chromosome 4, arast.V10309.gnm1.PFL2, whole genome shotgun sequence:
- the LOC130977105 gene encoding uncharacterized protein LOC130977105: MAGVCSRKQFHGYSKMKKEDFEEMIHRRAQFLIYKVLQQADSSYPSSCSRRIRICKLKVKIGNRLRRLRKRILSGFHGLKAWKKRFFAIGSSSTIRALPPFIK, translated from the coding sequence ATGGCTGGTGTTTGTAGTAGGAAGCAGTTCCATGGTTACTCAAAGATGAAAAAGGAGGATTTTGAAGAGATGATACATAGGAGGGCACAGTTCTTGATCTACAAGGTCTTGCAGCAAGCTGATTCTTCTTATCCTTCTTCTTGTTCTCGCAGAATCAGAATCTGCAAGCTCAAGGTGAAGATCGGAAACAGGTTGAGGAGGCTGAGGAAGAGAATCCTATCTGGATTCCATGGACTCAAAGCATGGAAGAAGCGCTTCTTTGCAATTGGAAGTAGTAGTACTATTAGAGCACTTCCTCCTTTCATCAAATGA